In Caballeronia sp. Lep1P3, a single genomic region encodes these proteins:
- a CDS encoding ABC transporter substrate-binding protein — translation MAFKAGLSVKLAALCVAVSAAFATSAQAADPVSINIVDVAGNLQLTQKGFEAFKAKYPDLVSSITFTNAPAPQLPGKIKAMQAAGRSDIDLVVTGTDALAAGIQQGLWEKLLPDHAAVFPGVLDKYAPGPRKMQDIAQGYGLEVTYMPAGPLLEYNPAKVGDPPKTPDQLLAWCKAHPNKLIYARPANSGPGRTFLMGLPYVLGDKNPMDPVNGWDKTWAFLKQLNDCIPYYPGGTSAVMKELGEGTRDMTVTVTGWDINPRALGIVPADFKVQAFDNMTWVNDAHYMVIPKGVPKEKLDVLYKLMNFMLEPAQQAMTYDDGYFYPGPAVKDVPLSAAPAKSQEVIQKFGRPEYAKLLADRPHVVPLNAQAMVAAFQKWDREIGAAKTK, via the coding sequence ATGGCTTTCAAGGCAGGACTGTCAGTGAAACTGGCGGCGCTGTGCGTCGCCGTGAGCGCGGCGTTCGCGACGAGCGCTCAGGCGGCGGACCCGGTGTCGATCAACATCGTCGACGTCGCGGGCAATCTCCAGTTGACGCAAAAGGGTTTCGAGGCGTTCAAGGCCAAGTACCCGGACCTGGTTTCCAGCATCACGTTCACGAACGCGCCGGCGCCGCAGTTGCCCGGCAAGATCAAGGCGATGCAGGCGGCGGGCCGCTCGGACATCGACCTCGTCGTGACGGGCACCGATGCGCTCGCTGCCGGCATCCAGCAAGGTCTGTGGGAGAAGCTGCTGCCGGATCACGCCGCCGTGTTCCCCGGCGTGCTCGACAAATACGCGCCCGGTCCGCGCAAGATGCAGGACATCGCGCAGGGCTACGGCCTCGAAGTGACGTACATGCCCGCCGGCCCGCTGCTCGAATACAACCCGGCGAAAGTCGGCGATCCGCCGAAGACGCCGGATCAGCTCCTCGCGTGGTGCAAGGCGCATCCGAACAAGCTGATTTACGCGCGCCCGGCCAACTCCGGCCCCGGCCGCACGTTCCTGATGGGCCTGCCTTACGTCCTCGGCGACAAGAATCCGATGGACCCGGTCAACGGCTGGGACAAGACCTGGGCGTTCCTCAAGCAGTTGAACGACTGCATTCCTTACTATCCGGGTGGCACCTCGGCGGTCATGAAGGAACTGGGCGAAGGCACGCGTGACATGACCGTCACCGTGACGGGCTGGGACATCAATCCGCGCGCCCTCGGCATCGTGCCGGCGGACTTCAAGGTTCAGGCGTTCGACAACATGACGTGGGTGAACGACGCGCACTACATGGTGATCCCGAAGGGCGTGCCGAAGGAAAAGCTCGACGTGCTCTACAAGCTGATGAACTTCATGCTCGAGCCGGCGCAGCAGGCCATGACCTATGACGACGGTTACTTCTATCCGGGCCCCGCGGTCAAGGACGTGCCGCTGTCCGCCGCGCCCGCCAAGAGCCAGGAAGTGATCCAGAAGTTCGGTCGCCCCGAATACGCGAAGCTGCTGGCCGACCGGCCGCACGTCGTGCCGCTCAATGCGCAGGCGATGGTCGCCGCGTTCCAGAAATGGGACCGCGAAATCGGCGCGGCGAAGACGAAGTAA
- a CDS encoding ABC transporter permease — protein sequence MKQQASLRDRLWKTFVWITMGFFLVNVLLLIATVAVNSVATRWFGTLLPQGFTLHWYAQAWSDFQLSSVLLVTLEVVGAVVLLSILLGVPAAYALARVQFPGKRFAMLVFLLPLMVPPVTYGIPMATVMYKFHLAGTLTGVILANLVPALPFVILVMTPFIEQIDPNLESAARIFGANTARYFRYVLLPLLVPGMLAAGLLVLVRTIGMFELTFFTAGPTTQTLVVALYYAVFSTGVRAPQSIDAMAMIYMAITLVWVLIALQFVSPTQLVSRVKEQRQ from the coding sequence ATGAAACAGCAAGCGAGCCTGCGCGACAGGCTGTGGAAGACGTTCGTCTGGATCACGATGGGCTTTTTCCTCGTCAACGTGCTGCTGCTCATCGCGACGGTCGCGGTCAACTCCGTCGCGACGCGCTGGTTCGGCACGCTGTTGCCGCAAGGCTTCACGCTGCACTGGTACGCGCAGGCGTGGAGCGACTTCCAGTTGTCGAGCGTGCTGCTCGTCACGCTCGAAGTGGTGGGCGCGGTGGTGCTGCTGTCCATTCTGCTCGGCGTGCCGGCCGCGTATGCGCTCGCGCGCGTGCAGTTTCCGGGCAAGCGTTTCGCGATGCTCGTCTTTCTGCTGCCCTTGATGGTGCCGCCCGTGACCTACGGCATCCCGATGGCCACCGTCATGTACAAGTTCCATCTGGCCGGCACGCTGACCGGCGTGATCCTCGCGAACCTCGTGCCGGCGCTGCCGTTCGTGATTCTGGTGATGACGCCGTTCATCGAGCAGATCGATCCGAATCTCGAATCCGCCGCGCGGATTTTCGGGGCGAACACGGCGCGCTATTTCCGCTACGTGCTGCTGCCGCTGCTCGTGCCGGGCATGCTCGCGGCGGGGCTGCTCGTGCTGGTGCGGACCATCGGCATGTTCGAGCTGACGTTCTTCACCGCCGGGCCGACCACGCAGACGCTCGTCGTCGCGCTGTACTACGCCGTGTTTTCGACGGGCGTGCGCGCGCCGCAATCGATCGACGCCATGGCGATGATCTACATGGCCATCACGCTCGTCTGGGTGCTGATCGCGCTGCAGTTCGTGAGTCCGACGCAGCTCGTTTCGCGCGTGAAGGAGCAGCGTCAGTGA
- a CDS encoding DUF1993 family protein — protein sequence MSISMYRASIPVFIRGLEVCSSLLEKGAAFADEKGIAHADVIAARLAPDMLPLAAQIQRASDTAKLSAQRLSDVEAPRFEDNEDTFDALQTRIANTIAYLKSIPEATLAGSETRTVTLKFPEFSPSFSGADYLFGFGLPNFYFHVATTHDILRHLGAPIGKRDYLGPLK from the coding sequence ATGTCCATCTCGATGTATCGCGCGTCGATTCCCGTGTTTATCCGCGGGCTGGAAGTCTGTTCGTCACTGCTGGAGAAAGGCGCCGCCTTCGCCGATGAAAAAGGCATCGCTCACGCCGATGTCATCGCCGCGCGCCTTGCGCCCGACATGCTGCCGCTCGCCGCGCAGATTCAGCGCGCAAGCGACACGGCGAAGCTCTCCGCGCAGCGTCTTTCAGACGTGGAAGCGCCGCGTTTCGAGGACAACGAAGACACGTTCGACGCGTTGCAGACGCGGATCGCGAACACGATCGCGTATTTGAAGAGCATTCCAGAAGCGACGCTTGCGGGCAGCGAAACGCGCACCGTCACGCTCAAGTTTCCGGAATTTTCGCCGTCGTTCTCGGGCGCGGATTATCTGTTCGGATTCGGGCTGCCGAACTTCTACTTCCATGTGGCGACGACGCACGACATCCTGCGTCACTTGGGCGCGCCGATCGGCAAGCGCGATTATCTCGGGCCGCTCAAGTGA
- a CDS encoding ABC transporter permease — protein sequence MIALPAQRDAKGWLVAPALVFIIALFIYPFAYGLMLSFNPMNGGGAWANYVTFFTDTSMWPTIIVTLKLAVPATIINVGVSVPVAFALRRSSPYQKFATTLLVIPVTLGTVLIADGMLTYFSPNGWFPQAIQALHLYGDEVRLTHNYWGVLISLIVSGFPFAFLLTLSYVTGIDPTLARAAATLGASPWQQFRQIYLPLLLPGLTMTACLSFVQAFSVFPSAVLLGAPAGPTRVISIAASEAAFESYDYSLASTIAIVMGFVQLLVVGGMLGARRFFYTGPVTGGKG from the coding sequence ATGATCGCGCTTCCCGCGCAGCGCGACGCGAAGGGCTGGCTCGTCGCGCCGGCGCTCGTTTTCATCATCGCGCTCTTCATTTATCCGTTTGCCTACGGGCTCATGCTCTCGTTCAATCCGATGAACGGCGGCGGCGCATGGGCGAACTACGTAACGTTCTTCACCGACACGTCGATGTGGCCGACGATCATCGTCACGCTGAAGCTCGCCGTGCCCGCGACGATCATCAACGTCGGCGTGTCGGTGCCGGTCGCGTTCGCGCTCCGGCGCTCGTCGCCGTATCAGAAGTTCGCGACGACGCTGCTCGTCATTCCGGTGACGCTCGGCACCGTGCTGATCGCCGACGGCATGCTCACGTACTTCAGTCCGAACGGCTGGTTTCCGCAGGCGATTCAGGCGCTGCATCTGTACGGCGACGAAGTGCGGCTCACGCATAACTACTGGGGCGTGCTGATCTCGCTGATCGTGTCGGGCTTTCCGTTCGCGTTCCTGCTCACGCTCTCGTATGTGACGGGCATCGATCCGACGCTCGCCCGCGCCGCCGCGACGCTCGGCGCGAGTCCGTGGCAGCAGTTCCGCCAGATCTATCTGCCGCTGCTTCTGCCCGGCCTCACGATGACCGCGTGCCTTTCGTTCGTGCAGGCGTTCTCGGTGTTTCCGTCGGCGGTGCTGCTCGGCGCGCCGGCCGGCCCCACGCGCGTCATTTCGATCGCCGCATCGGAGGCCGCGTTCGAGAGCTACGATTACTCGCTCGCCTCGACGATCGCCATCGTGATGGGCTTCGTGCAACTGCTGGTCGTGGGCGGCATGCTGGGCGCGCGCCGCTTCTTCTACACCGGCCCGGTGACGGGAGGCAAAGGCTGA
- a CDS encoding oxidoreductase-like domain-containing protein, which translates to MTHPDDSADDPRPTPPERPSPDDCCRSGCDPCVFDLYHEALERYERALREWQARHARDRD; encoded by the coding sequence ATGACCCATCCCGACGACAGCGCGGACGATCCGCGCCCCACTCCGCCCGAGCGTCCATCGCCGGACGATTGCTGCCGATCCGGCTGCGATCCCTGCGTGTTCGATCTCTATCACGAAGCGCTGGAACGCTACGAGCGCGCATTGCGCGAATGGCAAGCGCGGCATGCGCGCGACCGTGACTAA
- a CDS encoding response regulator transcription factor yields the protein MLECIRNGACGFISKGSEQGASVFREALKTILNGRVYLPNTVLGKGGHSPKPVSTHAGVTVESLDLPPRLTETLRYLLQGLSNKAIARKMNISENTAKEYSSDLLARFHVTRRTFLIVEMARRGIEMPMGNASSAS from the coding sequence GTGCTCGAATGCATCAGAAATGGCGCGTGCGGTTTCATCTCGAAGGGCAGCGAGCAGGGCGCGAGCGTGTTCCGCGAAGCGCTGAAGACCATTCTCAACGGGCGCGTCTATCTGCCCAACACCGTGCTCGGCAAGGGCGGCCACAGTCCGAAGCCGGTTTCGACGCACGCGGGCGTCACCGTCGAGTCGCTCGATTTGCCGCCGCGTCTCACCGAGACGCTGCGCTATCTGCTGCAAGGGCTGTCGAACAAGGCCATCGCGCGCAAGATGAACATCAGCGAAAACACCGCCAAGGAATATTCGAGCGATCTGCTTGCGCGCTTTCACGTCACGCGCCGGACGTTTCTGATCGTCGAAATGGCGCGGCGAGGAATCGAGATGCCGATGGGGAATGCGTCGTCGGCGTCCTAA
- the mprF gene encoding bifunctional lysylphosphatidylglycerol flippase/synthetase MprF encodes MSRRKLFAWLRAIPLPGRSSGASFDFQRFAAPVLTVIVGALLLVVFQHLSHAVDYKSVVRSLRMLTPGAWGAALFATALSFAALVGRDAVGLRHIGASVPRSLLWVGATVGSALGNVTGFGALTGGAVRCRVYGAADVTPTQVGRLSIFTGVTLALSLAFMAALGTVASAGTLAGMLHLSPVALRAIGAALLIAFAAMLLFCGREQRTLRARVTWLAFTVPSRRDFIAQTALAVVDVFGAGLALWAMLPGAHVGFGEFMTVFSTAMLLGMIGHTPGGVGVFEAAMVFALGGNVATPDVLAALLAYRAIYFGLPLILSAAVMAAFEGRALKGRFAFLSPQRVSQLAPLFLAIVAFAAGSMLVISGATPAFKMRIALLQTVIPLWVLESSQLLGSVLGVMLLFVARGLMRRLDAAWWVALVLAVANFALSLAKGLAFVEAGVLAFLIGLLVLTRDRFSRRASLFAERFTATWLFSVGMVMAVAVWIMFFAFRDVPYNTDLWWQFAFDERAPRALRATLAAGVFACAFAVWQLLRPAAGRFEKPAPQDLADAARIFRAQERSDAGLAMMGDKSFLFSESREAFLMYAKHGRTWAALHDPVGPRSEWPGLIRRFVELAHSHNGRAAFYQVRADALPLYLDAGLTLRKLGEEAHVALSDFDLKGSHRAHLRYALKRGERDGFDTELIGPERIAESMPMLREISDDWLDSRSAREKSFSVAAFNEEYLAAQSVLLVRQAGAPVAFVTFMTTDLNTEATVGVMRHVASASSYAMEYLFTKLALHLKDAGFRSLSLGIAPLSGMEPTPLASHWHRFAGLIWRFGGRFYNFRGLRGFKSKFQPHWEPRYLAASGSVGVFFTLADLSLLAGGWRS; translated from the coding sequence ATGTCTCGCAGAAAGTTGTTCGCCTGGCTTCGCGCCATTCCATTGCCCGGACGTTCGTCTGGCGCTTCCTTCGATTTCCAGCGGTTCGCCGCGCCCGTGCTCACGGTCATCGTGGGCGCGCTGCTGCTCGTGGTGTTCCAGCATTTGTCGCATGCGGTCGACTACAAGTCGGTCGTCCGCTCGCTGCGGATGCTCACGCCCGGCGCGTGGGGCGCGGCGCTCTTCGCGACGGCGCTCTCCTTCGCGGCGCTCGTCGGGCGCGATGCCGTCGGGCTGCGGCATATCGGCGCGAGCGTGCCGCGCTCGCTGCTGTGGGTCGGCGCGACGGTCGGCTCGGCGCTCGGCAACGTGACGGGCTTCGGCGCGCTGACGGGCGGCGCCGTGCGCTGCCGCGTCTACGGCGCCGCCGACGTCACGCCGACGCAGGTCGGCCGCCTGTCCATTTTCACAGGCGTGACGCTCGCGCTGTCGCTCGCATTCATGGCCGCGCTCGGCACGGTCGCCTCGGCGGGCACGCTCGCCGGCATGCTGCATCTTTCGCCGGTGGCACTGCGCGCGATCGGCGCGGCGCTGCTCATCGCGTTCGCCGCGATGCTCCTCTTTTGCGGACGCGAGCAGCGCACGTTGCGCGCACGCGTGACATGGCTCGCGTTCACCGTGCCGTCGCGCCGCGACTTCATCGCGCAGACGGCGCTCGCGGTGGTCGACGTATTCGGCGCGGGCCTCGCGCTCTGGGCGATGCTGCCCGGCGCGCACGTCGGCTTCGGCGAATTCATGACGGTCTTCTCGACGGCGATGCTGCTCGGCATGATCGGCCACACGCCGGGCGGCGTCGGCGTGTTCGAAGCGGCGATGGTCTTCGCGCTCGGCGGCAACGTCGCGACGCCCGACGTGCTCGCCGCGCTGCTCGCGTATCGCGCGATCTACTTCGGCCTGCCGCTGATTCTTTCCGCCGCCGTGATGGCCGCGTTCGAAGGCCGCGCGCTCAAGGGCCGGTTCGCGTTTCTGAGCCCGCAGCGCGTCTCGCAGCTCGCGCCGCTCTTTCTCGCGATCGTCGCGTTCGCGGCCGGCTCGATGCTCGTCATTTCCGGCGCGACACCCGCGTTCAAGATGCGTATCGCGCTGTTGCAGACGGTCATCCCGCTTTGGGTGCTCGAAAGCTCGCAACTGCTCGGCAGCGTGCTCGGCGTGATGCTGCTTTTCGTCGCGCGCGGCCTGATGCGCCGGCTCGATGCCGCGTGGTGGGTTGCGCTGGTGCTCGCGGTGGCGAACTTCGCGCTGTCGCTCGCGAAGGGTCTCGCGTTCGTCGAAGCGGGCGTGCTCGCGTTTCTCATCGGGCTGCTCGTGCTGACGCGCGATCGCTTCAGCCGCCGCGCGTCGCTCTTTGCCGAGCGCTTCACGGCGACGTGGCTGTTTTCGGTCGGCATGGTGATGGCCGTCGCCGTTTGGATCATGTTCTTCGCGTTTCGCGACGTTCCGTACAACACGGATCTCTGGTGGCAGTTCGCGTTCGACGAGCGCGCCCCGCGTGCGCTGCGCGCGACGCTCGCAGCGGGCGTGTTCGCGTGTGCGTTCGCCGTCTGGCAACTGCTGCGTCCCGCTGCGGGCCGCTTCGAGAAGCCCGCGCCGCAGGATCTCGCCGATGCCGCGCGCATCTTCCGCGCGCAGGAGCGCAGCGACGCCGGCCTCGCGATGATGGGCGACAAGAGCTTCCTCTTCTCCGAGTCGCGCGAGGCGTTCCTGATGTATGCCAAGCACGGCCGGACGTGGGCCGCGCTGCACGATCCGGTCGGCCCGCGCAGCGAGTGGCCGGGGCTGATTCGCCGCTTCGTCGAACTCGCGCATTCGCACAACGGCCGCGCCGCGTTCTATCAGGTCCGCGCCGACGCGCTGCCGCTCTATCTCGACGCCGGTCTCACGCTGAGAAAGCTCGGCGAAGAGGCGCACGTCGCGCTGTCGGACTTCGATCTCAAGGGCTCGCATCGCGCGCATCTGCGCTATGCGTTGAAGCGCGGCGAACGCGACGGTTTCGACACGGAACTGATCGGGCCGGAGCGCATCGCCGAAAGCATGCCGATGCTGCGCGAAATCTCGGACGACTGGCTCGATAGCCGCTCCGCGCGGGAGAAGAGCTTCTCGGTCGCGGCCTTCAACGAGGAATATCTGGCGGCGCAGTCGGTGCTGCTCGTGCGTCAGGCGGGCGCGCCCGTCGCGTTTGTCACCTTCATGACGACGGATCTCAACACCGAAGCGACCGTCGGCGTGATGCGCCATGTCGCGAGTGCGTCGTCGTATGCGATGGAATACCTCTTCACGAAACTCGCGCTGCATCTGAAGGACGCGGGTTTCAGGTCGCTCTCGCTCGGCATCGCGCCGCTGTCGGGGATGGAGCCGACGCCGCTTGCGTCGCACTGGCATCGGTTCGCCGGTCTTATCTGGCGCTTCGGCGGGCGCTTCTACAACTTCCGCGGCCTGCGCGGATTCAAGAGCAAGTTCCAGCCGCATTGGGAGCCGCGTTATCTGGCGGCGTCCGGTTCGGTCGGCGTGTTTTTCACTTTGGCGGATCTCTCGCTGCTGGCGGGAGGCTGGCGTTCATGA
- a CDS encoding aldose epimerase: MRAVIDLKAEPLLRIASGAHVLELAPAAGGRITRFSTRDDRGVHDWLVPITASNWPCDAWPKGGSYPLVPFSNRVRDARFPAPDGARIELATFPGMAHALHGFGQYAPWSVERHDADCIEMRYVHRASEHGWPWAFDAIQTIRATAEGAHMSMRVVNRSSQPMPAGFGFHPYFAAERAELDASTLWRHEAEIALGPSDDAPPRRHVKESGGYTRYLSGWVGRATLSYANGRTLALTADAALGHAIVHCPAGGAYLCVEPVSHVSDGFNLDAQGIRGTGVVVVPAGGEIAASLAMTVTAGV; the protein is encoded by the coding sequence ATGCGCGCGGTGATCGATCTGAAGGCCGAGCCGCTGTTGCGCATCGCGAGCGGCGCGCATGTGCTGGAACTCGCGCCGGCGGCTGGCGGGCGCATCACGCGCTTCTCGACGCGAGACGATCGTGGCGTGCATGACTGGCTCGTGCCGATCACGGCCTCGAACTGGCCGTGCGATGCGTGGCCGAAGGGCGGCAGCTATCCGCTGGTGCCGTTCTCCAACCGCGTGCGCGACGCGCGGTTTCCCGCGCCCGACGGCGCGCGCATCGAACTGGCGACGTTTCCCGGCATGGCGCACGCGCTGCACGGCTTCGGCCAGTACGCGCCGTGGAGCGTCGAGCGTCACGACGCGGATTGCATCGAGATGCGCTATGTCCATCGCGCGAGCGAGCATGGCTGGCCGTGGGCGTTCGACGCCATCCAGACGATTCGCGCGACCGCCGAAGGCGCGCACATGTCGATGCGCGTCGTCAACCGGTCGTCGCAGCCGATGCCCGCGGGCTTCGGCTTTCATCCGTACTTCGCGGCGGAGCGCGCCGAACTCGACGCGTCCACGCTCTGGCGGCACGAAGCGGAAATCGCGCTCGGACCGTCCGACGATGCGCCGCCGCGCCGCCATGTCAAGGAATCGGGCGGCTATACGCGTTATCTGAGCGGCTGGGTCGGGCGTGCGACGCTTTCCTACGCGAACGGCCGCACGCTCGCGCTGACCGCCGATGCCGCGCTCGGCCATGCGATCGTGCATTGCCCCGCGGGTGGCGCGTATCTCTGCGTCGAGCCGGTCTCGCATGTGAGCGACGGCTTCAATCTCGATGCGCAAGGCATCCGGGGAACGGGCGTCGTCGTCGTGCCGGCGGGTGGCGAAATCGCGGCGTCGCTCGCGATGACGGTGACGGCCGGCGTCTGA
- a CDS encoding histidine kinase, whose product MASRLTDNEREFALWRIKRARAGDCARRVLIAHKDKSIGDTLAMQLRLKGLQVIHSQDLKSVRALVLAWQPQALVLDTCLDSESGYVFLRTLRMDADATGRLLVAMSNVWPADPVQTLKDAGFDAHCRRPCSTWRIVDLIDAFFFAPVAR is encoded by the coding sequence ATGGCGAGCCGTCTCACGGACAACGAGCGCGAGTTCGCGCTGTGGCGCATCAAGCGGGCGCGCGCGGGCGATTGCGCGCGCCGCGTGTTGATCGCGCACAAGGACAAGTCCATCGGCGATACGCTCGCCATGCAGCTTCGTCTGAAGGGCTTGCAGGTCATCCATTCGCAGGACCTGAAGTCGGTGCGCGCGCTCGTGCTTGCGTGGCAGCCGCAGGCGCTCGTCCTCGATACGTGTCTCGACAGCGAATCGGGTTATGTCTTTCTGCGCACGCTGCGCATGGATGCGGACGCGACGGGCCGCCTGCTCGTCGCGATGAGCAACGTATGGCCCGCCGATCCGGTGCAGACGCTCAAGGATGCCGGCTTCGACGCGCACTGCAGGCGTCCCTGCTCGACGTGGCGCATCGTCGATCTGATCGATGCGTTCTTCTTCGCGCCCGTCGCCCGCTGA
- a CDS encoding ABC transporter ATP-binding protein, with translation MKHTFEQLRLDSVSRSFTNAEGHQLAALKGLDLNIQRGEFIALLGPSGCGKSTALNCIAGLQPLTGGGIWLDDKRIDILPPEKRGFGMVFQNYALFPHMSVLDNVGFGLKMRGVSKAEATKRAKAALNLVQLIGHDAKLPGQLSGGQQQRVAIARAIVIEPPLVLMDEPLSNLDTKLRIEMRAEIRRIHGKLERATIYVTHDQDEALSMADRIVVMKEGVVQQVASPREVYSRPKNLHVARFMGFRNVAPFTLEGTQGETVAVSANGVRLLGTPMEGFDSKSVSVALRPEDLERASPGDQNAFDARVETVEYGGRDSLIRVDTAFGKLWARILGECTEGERIALRVAPSKALVYGQERGEEK, from the coding sequence ATGAAGCACACTTTTGAGCAGTTGCGCCTCGACTCGGTCTCGCGCAGCTTCACCAACGCGGAAGGGCATCAGCTCGCCGCGCTGAAGGGCCTCGATCTCAACATCCAGCGCGGCGAGTTCATCGCGCTGCTCGGGCCGTCGGGCTGCGGCAAGTCGACCGCGCTCAACTGCATCGCCGGCTTGCAGCCGTTGACGGGCGGCGGCATCTGGCTCGACGACAAACGCATCGACATCCTGCCGCCCGAAAAACGCGGCTTCGGCATGGTGTTTCAGAACTACGCGCTGTTTCCGCACATGTCCGTGCTGGACAACGTCGGCTTCGGACTCAAGATGCGCGGCGTGTCGAAGGCGGAAGCGACGAAGCGCGCGAAGGCCGCGCTGAATCTGGTGCAGTTGATCGGACACGACGCGAAGCTGCCCGGCCAGCTTTCCGGCGGCCAGCAGCAGCGCGTGGCGATTGCGCGCGCGATCGTCATCGAGCCGCCGCTCGTGTTGATGGACGAACCGCTATCCAATCTCGACACGAAGCTGCGCATCGAAATGCGCGCCGAAATCCGCCGCATCCACGGCAAGCTGGAGCGCGCGACCATCTACGTGACGCACGATCAGGACGAGGCGCTCTCGATGGCCGACCGCATCGTCGTGATGAAGGAGGGCGTCGTGCAGCAAGTCGCGTCGCCGAGGGAAGTCTATTCGCGGCCGAAGAACCTGCACGTCGCGCGTTTCATGGGCTTTCGCAACGTCGCGCCGTTCACGCTCGAAGGCACGCAGGGCGAAACGGTGGCCGTGAGTGCGAACGGCGTGCGTCTTCTCGGCACGCCGATGGAAGGCTTCGACAGCAAGAGCGTCAGTGTCGCGCTGCGTCCGGAAGACCTGGAGCGCGCCTCGCCGGGCGATCAGAATGCATTCGATGCGCGCGTCGAAACCGTCGAATACGGCGGCCGCGATTCGCTGATTCGCGTGGACACCGCGTTCGGCAAGCTGTGGGCGCGCATCCTGGGCGAATGCACGGAAGGCGAGCGCATCGCGTTGCGCGTCGCGCCGTCGAAGGCGCTCGTCTATGGACAAGAACGCGGAGAAGAGAAATGA
- a CDS encoding virulence factor family protein, translated as MISFGKKLAAAAVCGVSFFGAAHASTIPGGRYGQVTLVKPSGDMTGFVVLFSEKSGWNAADQQAADALAAKGAMVIGVDTMQYAKRLKADKSEKECHNLVGDAENMSHQLERTVQSDHYFAPILIGTGQGAIVAESSLKQAPDNTVAGAVSLGADPMLDARFNPCAPDTTIIHAKGLPGFFEYTAVLEAGRTKADAIVGMTAPHLKKPETAATATAASQPKKSASALEGDVSDLPLIELRAAQPTDLLAIVISGDGGWRDLDKTMALALQRDGVSVVGIDSLRYFWSEKSPQQTASDIARVIRTYNARWHTSHVALVGYSFGADVMPFAYNRLPDAVRAQVSYVSLMGFAPDADFQIRVTGWLGMKASEKALNVKPELAKLPPAMVQCIYGENEEDTLCPALTKTGIEVVKLPGDHHFGGDYDALARRILAGWRRQIAARQGA; from the coding sequence ATGATCTCTTTCGGCAAGAAACTCGCGGCGGCCGCCGTCTGCGGCGTCTCCTTCTTTGGCGCGGCGCACGCCAGCACCATTCCCGGCGGCCGCTACGGACAAGTCACGCTCGTGAAGCCCTCGGGCGACATGACCGGCTTCGTCGTGCTGTTTTCGGAGAAGAGCGGCTGGAACGCAGCCGATCAGCAGGCCGCCGACGCGCTCGCCGCCAAAGGTGCGATGGTGATCGGCGTCGACACGATGCAGTACGCGAAGCGTCTCAAGGCCGACAAGTCCGAGAAGGAATGTCACAACCTGGTTGGCGACGCGGAGAACATGAGCCATCAACTCGAGCGCACCGTGCAGTCCGATCACTACTTCGCGCCGATTTTGATCGGCACGGGGCAGGGTGCGATCGTCGCGGAAAGCTCGCTCAAGCAGGCGCCCGACAATACCGTCGCGGGTGCGGTGTCGCTCGGCGCGGACCCGATGCTCGACGCGCGTTTCAATCCGTGCGCACCGGATACGACCATCATCCACGCGAAGGGCCTGCCGGGTTTCTTCGAATACACCGCCGTGCTCGAAGCGGGCCGCACGAAGGCCGATGCGATCGTCGGGATGACCGCGCCGCATCTGAAGAAGCCGGAAACGGCGGCCACGGCGACGGCGGCATCGCAACCGAAGAAGAGCGCGTCTGCCCTCGAAGGCGATGTGTCCGATCTGCCGCTCATCGAATTGCGCGCGGCGCAGCCGACGGATCTGCTCGCCATCGTCATTTCCGGCGACGGCGGCTGGCGCGATCTCGACAAGACGATGGCGCTCGCGCTCCAACGCGACGGCGTATCGGTCGTCGGCATCGACTCGCTGCGCTATTTCTGGAGCGAGAAGTCGCCGCAGCAGACGGCATCGGACATCGCGCGCGTGATCCGCACGTATAACGCGCGCTGGCATACGAGCCACGTCGCGCTCGTCGGCTACTCGTTCGGCGCGGACGTGATGCCGTTCGCCTACAACCGCCTGCCCGACGCGGTGCGCGCGCAGGTGTCGTATGTCTCGCTGATGGGCTTCGCGCCCGACGCGGATTTCCAGATTCGCGTGACGGGCTGGCTCGGCATGAAGGCGAGCGAAAAGGCGCTCAACGTCAAGCCCGAACTCGCGAAACTGCCGCCCGCGATGGTTCAGTGCATCTACGGCGAAAACGAGGAAGACACGCTCTGCCCGGCGCTCACGAAAACGGGCATCGAAGTGGTGAAGCTGCCGGGCGATCACCACTTCGGCGGCGATTACGACGCGCTCGCGCGCCGCATTCTGGCGGGCTGGCGCAGGCAGATCGCGGCGCGGCAGGGCGCGTGA